From the genome of Sphingobacterium kitahiroshimense, one region includes:
- a CDS encoding GMC oxidoreductase: MANINIDSQKDRTYDAIVIGSGISGGWSAKELCEKGLKTLVLERGRDVKHIKDYPTTNMNPWEFEHRNEMPYAIKQENPIVSKCYAFHEDAAHFFVKDKEHPYVQDKPFDWIRGYQVGGKSLLWARQTQRWSDFDFEGPARDGFAVDWPIRYADLKPWYDYVEKFAGIAGDKDGLPELPDGEFLPGYPLNMVEKYFKQSIAAKYPERKVISARCAHLSKPNQIHFDQGRVQCQNRTLCQRGCPFGGYFSSNAVTLPWAAKTGNMTLRPFSVVHSILYDEQKGKAVGVRVIDTNTKEEIDFYARVIFVNAAAINTNLILLNSKSNRFPNGLGNDSGVLGKYVAFHNYSARIYAEYEGLQDYTTEGRNPAGGGYIPRFRNLHKQETDYLRGYAAGFGAYRGKDSDRSGAGESLKNNLLNPKLGNWQVGSHMMGETIPKESGQVTLDTKKMDDWGIPLLHIAVDYDDNDAKMKKDYLDTMEDMFQTAGFTNIRRDDGNQAPGLDIHEMGGARMGLDPKTSMLNKWNQVHSVPNVFVTDGAAMTSTSTQNPSLTYMAFSARAVDYAVNEMKKGNI, from the coding sequence ATGGCAAATATTAATATAGACAGTCAAAAAGATAGAACCTACGATGCAATTGTGATTGGATCGGGGATTAGCGGTGGTTGGTCTGCGAAAGAATTGTGTGAAAAGGGATTAAAAACTTTGGTATTGGAGCGTGGCCGTGATGTCAAGCATATCAAAGATTATCCGACAACCAATATGAATCCCTGGGAATTTGAACATCGTAATGAGATGCCTTATGCGATCAAACAGGAGAATCCGATCGTTAGTAAATGTTATGCTTTTCATGAAGATGCTGCTCATTTTTTTGTAAAAGATAAAGAGCATCCTTATGTGCAAGACAAACCTTTTGATTGGATTCGTGGTTACCAGGTAGGTGGCAAATCGTTGTTATGGGCAAGACAGACACAGCGTTGGTCGGACTTTGATTTTGAAGGCCCAGCCCGCGATGGTTTTGCTGTTGATTGGCCGATTCGATATGCCGATTTAAAGCCATGGTACGATTACGTTGAAAAATTTGCTGGGATTGCAGGGGATAAGGATGGTTTGCCGGAATTGCCTGATGGCGAATTTTTACCGGGCTATCCACTTAATATGGTTGAAAAATATTTCAAACAATCTATTGCAGCCAAATATCCTGAACGGAAGGTAATTTCGGCACGTTGTGCACATCTTTCGAAGCCTAATCAGATTCATTTTGATCAGGGACGTGTGCAGTGCCAAAACCGTACATTATGTCAGCGTGGCTGTCCTTTTGGAGGCTACTTCAGCTCCAATGCGGTGACATTGCCATGGGCAGCAAAAACGGGTAATATGACCTTGCGTCCTTTTTCAGTGGTACATTCGATTTTATATGATGAGCAAAAAGGGAAAGCTGTTGGCGTTCGTGTTATAGACACCAATACGAAGGAAGAAATCGATTTTTATGCGCGCGTTATTTTTGTTAATGCGGCGGCAATTAATACAAATTTGATTTTATTGAATTCTAAATCAAATCGTTTCCCGAATGGATTGGGTAATGACTCCGGTGTATTGGGCAAATATGTTGCTTTCCATAATTATAGTGCCCGGATTTATGCGGAGTATGAAGGATTGCAGGACTATACAACGGAAGGACGAAATCCTGCGGGCGGTGGTTATATTCCACGGTTTAGAAACTTGCATAAGCAGGAAACAGATTATCTCCGCGGATATGCCGCAGGTTTTGGTGCATATCGGGGTAAAGACAGTGACCGAAGCGGAGCAGGTGAATCGTTAAAAAATAACTTACTGAATCCAAAGCTTGGAAATTGGCAGGTTGGCTCTCACATGATGGGCGAAACTATACCAAAAGAGTCTGGACAGGTAACCTTGGATACAAAGAAAATGGATGATTGGGGAATTCCTCTACTCCATATTGCTGTCGATTACGATGATAACGATGCAAAGATGAAGAAGGATTATCTCGATACAATGGAGGATATGTTCCAGACTGCTGGGTTTACAAATATCCGACGTGATGACGGTAACCAGGCTCCAGGTCTTGATATTCATGAGATGGGTGGAGCACGAATGGGATTGGATCCTAAAACATCAATGCTGAATAAATGGAATCAAGTTCATTCTGTACCCAATGTATTTGTTACAGACGGTGCAGCGATGACTTCAACTTCTACACAAAATCCTTCTCTGACATATATGGCTTTTTCGGCCCGTGCAGTGGATTATGCTGTAAATGAGATGAAAAAAGGAAATATATAA
- a CDS encoding SusC/RagA family TonB-linked outer membrane protein, with the protein MNKFDARTFLQLKKNSKLFFSLAVIAGSMQQVNASSATLSGYAHVSKAKELVAKQGQVSGKIVDSSGNPVSGVTVSVKGTSVGTQTSETGSFSINAKVGDMLVISSVGFKTAETRVSSTSGLTIRLESAADVLDEVVVVGYGTMRKSDVTGSIAMVKGADMIKDQNFSPLDNLRGKASGVNIFSNSSQPGAYGNKVIIRGMATINSSSNPLYVVDGVVMEDFQLLNPNDIESIEVLKDASSAAIYGARGANGVILVSTKRGNKDGRRTISYQGSVGISTPQRYMDLLNAQEWTDAFMIGLENENKYQGKTWDLDRSKWFNDPDYFDATGKPLYDTDWQKEATRTAISQNHQLNLQQGDDKSSVGAFLNYTDQQGIVNSTYSKRLNGKLAYDSKPTSWLSTAVNLSVNHTWGQYTPEDGGGQDARRTMIEMLPWYPVRDKLGVYTNSASSKISDVLGFEGMANPVSILELQKRERYNTQIFGNAALTFHLADGLDLKTQFGIDNHQKRYKGYSSITLNNISRPNGWAERDHTNTLYWQEETYLTYNKQFDKHRINAMAGLSWQERTYDFDNSRTEGFFDDFYESNNMGIGILPAPPGSNSNKWAMNSYFLRASYSYDNRYSATITSRYDGSSKFGKNNKYAFFPSAGLAWNVSNEDFLKGNESISNLKFHTSYGLTGNSEIDPYGSLAIVEAGTVLLNGNRAPSSYVRAIANPDLKWERTAQYDVGVELGLFQNRLNFDVSFYHKKTTDLLLAAPVPTATGFSTVMKNIGSVQNQGLDMMITGTLVDNDNFSWKSSVNMNYNKNKVLKLGENNADILMNNWVGGANSVIRVGENLNSFYGYRRLGVYTQEDVDAGNATLSQVGRAKRTTEKEIIGKGIPDWTGSFINNLKYKNFDFTLDLQFVKGVEVMQQFYHSTYDRFGITNGLKEILTDAYNGTNPNTMQQAIYLTNGGHAGQDTNVDDSWVADGSYIRVNLIQLGYTFNPDVLKRVGMSNLRIYANANNPFLFTSSDFKGYDPESTSQGTGNFGQNMTFFAYPRAKTFSLGVNVTF; encoded by the coding sequence ATGAACAAATTTGACGCAAGAACATTTTTGCAGTTGAAGAAAAATTCTAAATTGTTTTTTTCTTTAGCTGTTATTGCTGGATCTATGCAACAGGTAAATGCCTCGTCCGCTACTTTGTCGGGGTATGCGCATGTATCAAAAGCAAAAGAACTTGTTGCTAAGCAAGGACAGGTTAGTGGTAAAATTGTGGACAGTAGCGGAAACCCAGTTTCGGGTGTAACGGTTTCTGTTAAAGGAACTTCTGTAGGTACCCAGACTTCTGAGACCGGTAGCTTTAGTATTAATGCGAAAGTAGGGGATATGCTGGTCATATCTTCAGTTGGATTTAAGACCGCGGAGACAAGGGTAAGTAGTACCTCAGGTCTAACCATTCGATTGGAATCTGCCGCAGATGTGCTGGATGAAGTCGTGGTAGTCGGTTATGGTACTATGCGTAAATCGGATGTTACGGGATCTATTGCGATGGTAAAAGGTGCTGATATGATCAAAGATCAAAACTTTAGTCCATTGGACAATTTAAGAGGGAAAGCATCGGGAGTGAATATTTTCTCCAATTCCAGTCAACCTGGTGCCTACGGTAATAAAGTGATCATACGTGGTATGGCTACGATTAATTCTTCATCAAATCCACTATACGTAGTAGATGGTGTGGTGATGGAAGATTTTCAATTATTGAATCCCAATGATATTGAAAGTATTGAAGTATTGAAGGATGCGTCTTCTGCCGCAATTTATGGTGCCCGTGGTGCCAATGGGGTAATCCTAGTAAGTACTAAGCGCGGTAATAAAGATGGCCGACGTACGATCAGTTACCAGGGATCGGTAGGAATAAGTACTCCACAGCGTTATATGGATCTTTTAAATGCGCAGGAATGGACAGATGCATTTATGATAGGTTTAGAAAATGAAAATAAATATCAAGGAAAAACCTGGGATTTGGATCGTTCAAAATGGTTTAATGATCCGGATTACTTTGACGCTACAGGTAAACCATTATATGATACCGATTGGCAAAAAGAAGCAACACGTACAGCTATATCGCAAAATCATCAGTTGAATTTGCAACAGGGGGATGATAAATCTTCAGTAGGAGCTTTTCTAAATTATACTGATCAACAAGGTATCGTCAATAGTACCTATAGTAAACGTTTGAACGGAAAGTTAGCGTATGATTCTAAACCGACTTCTTGGTTGTCCACTGCCGTTAATTTAAGTGTGAATCATACTTGGGGACAATATACGCCTGAAGATGGTGGTGGTCAAGATGCTCGCCGTACCATGATTGAAATGTTGCCATGGTATCCTGTACGAGATAAGCTTGGTGTATACACGAATTCTGCTTCTTCTAAAATTTCTGATGTTTTGGGTTTTGAAGGTATGGCTAATCCCGTTTCTATTTTAGAATTGCAAAAGCGGGAGCGCTATAATACACAGATTTTCGGTAATGCTGCTTTGACATTTCACCTAGCCGATGGACTAGATTTGAAAACACAATTTGGTATTGATAATCATCAAAAGAGATATAAAGGTTACTCATCTATAACATTAAATAATATTTCCAGACCAAATGGTTGGGCTGAGAGAGATCATACCAATACCTTATATTGGCAAGAGGAAACGTATTTGACTTATAATAAGCAGTTTGATAAGCATCGTATTAATGCGATGGCTGGATTGTCATGGCAAGAACGTACCTATGATTTTGATAACTCAAGAACGGAAGGTTTCTTTGATGATTTTTATGAGTCAAATAATATGGGGATCGGAATTTTACCGGCTCCTCCGGGATCAAATTCAAATAAATGGGCGATGAACTCTTATTTTTTAAGAGCCTCCTATTCTTACGATAATCGTTATTCTGCGACTATTACAAGCCGTTATGATGGATCATCTAAATTTGGAAAAAATAATAAATATGCTTTTTTCCCATCAGCTGGTTTAGCCTGGAACGTATCCAATGAAGATTTCTTGAAAGGCAACGAGTCTATTAGTAACTTGAAATTTCATACAAGTTATGGTTTAACAGGTAATTCTGAGATAGATCCTTACGGATCTTTAGCTATTGTTGAGGCTGGAACAGTTTTATTGAACGGAAATAGAGCTCCTTCTTCTTATGTTAGGGCAATTGCCAATCCTGATTTAAAATGGGAAAGAACAGCGCAGTATGACGTTGGAGTAGAGTTGGGATTATTTCAAAATCGTTTAAATTTTGATGTATCCTTCTATCATAAGAAAACAACTGATTTATTATTGGCTGCTCCCGTGCCAACAGCTACAGGTTTTAGTACAGTGATGAAAAATATTGGATCTGTACAAAATCAAGGTTTAGATATGATGATCACCGGAACTCTAGTTGATAATGATAATTTTAGCTGGAAATCATCTGTAAATATGAATTATAATAAAAATAAGGTGTTAAAATTAGGTGAAAATAATGCCGATATTTTAATGAATAATTGGGTCGGTGGTGCTAATAGTGTAATTCGTGTTGGAGAAAATTTAAATAGTTTTTATGGTTACCGTAGATTGGGTGTTTATACACAAGAAGATGTGGATGCTGGTAATGCTACATTAAGCCAAGTTGGTAGAGCTAAACGTACAACTGAGAAAGAAATTATTGGAAAGGGAATACCAGATTGGACAGGTAGCTTTATCAATAATTTAAAGTATAAAAACTTTGATTTTACGTTAGATCTTCAGTTTGTGAAAGGTGTAGAAGTAATGCAACAATTTTACCACTCTACTTATGATCGTTTTGGAATCACGAATGGCTTAAAAGAAATTTTGACGGATGCTTACAATGGTACAAATCCTAATACCATGCAGCAAGCGATTTACTTAACCAATGGGGGACATGCTGGTCAGGATACGAATGTCGACGATTCGTGGGTAGCGGATGGATCGTATATCAGAGTTAATCTAATTCAACTGGGATATACCTTTAATCCGGATGTATTGAAACGTGTAGGGATGTCTAATTTAAGGATATATGCAAATGCTAATAATCCATTCTTATTCACATCCAGTGATTTCAAAGGATATGACCCAGAAAGTACTTCTCAAGGGACCGGGAATTTTGGTCAAAACATGACATTTTTTGCTTATCCAAGAGCGAAGACTTTCTCTTTAGGTGTGAATGTAACTTTTTAA
- a CDS encoding RagB/SusD family nutrient uptake outer membrane protein has protein sequence MKNKLVMLLLAGVTLTTSCNKFLEEDPKSNLSLEYYYQNAGQAEGTVNSLYRRGAQLRTSYASSAYIGPTASVSTMLTGYFTNSYEGQERICLFSRELTRQNNTNLISGTMNTIWDESYTAINIANAGLKYIPNINMAEAAKNRLIGETKFFRAYNYFYLVKTFGAIPLSTTPIETLNDNLYLDRTPAAKVYELIEADLKEAIEALPAAKFAQNGHRITKYVAAMTLANVYLQQGKFADAATAAKIVVNSGHSMTVNTDLGMSSAYNRLRTTDDLDEVIYAQEYDANISSGSWWPTYAFNSSAVSVFDKYSIFERVFGPTKQFLNVYDTKDLRIQPNQFFHWKYTNPINGKVWESTDAGIWYYFDEQALLTTGKATKDWNFYRYPEALLIAAEAIAKSGSVTAEAAGYLAQVKARANTEGKTVAQFTSDLQGLSVDLFVKECWIERLREFPLEFKMWDDIVRTKMFPVISTTDAGKIDFVPLIGAKNASGAVFKESDLLWPISPDEIQRNNKLTQNEGYK, from the coding sequence ATGAAAAATAAATTAGTAATGTTGTTATTGGCCGGAGTGACACTGACAACTTCCTGTAATAAATTTTTGGAAGAAGATCCAAAATCAAATTTATCGTTAGAATATTATTATCAAAATGCTGGACAAGCTGAAGGTACAGTAAATTCTCTTTATCGTCGCGGCGCTCAACTGCGGACATCTTATGCAAGTAGTGCTTACATTGGTCCTACGGCCTCAGTGAGTACGATGCTAACTGGATATTTTACCAATAGCTATGAAGGACAAGAACGAATTTGTTTATTTTCGAGGGAATTGACGCGTCAAAATAATACAAACTTGATTTCAGGTACTATGAATACCATTTGGGATGAAAGTTATACAGCTATTAATATTGCTAATGCGGGTTTAAAATATATTCCTAATATCAATATGGCCGAAGCCGCTAAAAATCGTCTAATTGGAGAAACTAAGTTTTTTAGAGCTTATAATTATTTCTATTTAGTGAAAACATTTGGAGCAATACCTTTATCTACGACTCCTATTGAAACTTTGAATGATAATCTATATTTAGATCGAACACCTGCTGCAAAGGTATACGAACTAATTGAAGCTGATCTTAAAGAAGCAATTGAGGCATTACCTGCAGCTAAATTTGCTCAAAATGGTCATAGAATCACTAAGTATGTTGCAGCAATGACTTTGGCGAATGTATATTTACAGCAAGGAAAATTTGCAGATGCTGCTACAGCAGCTAAAATTGTTGTTAATTCAGGCCATAGCATGACTGTAAATACTGATCTAGGCATGAGTAGTGCTTATAATCGCTTACGTACTACAGATGATTTGGATGAAGTGATTTACGCACAAGAATATGATGCTAATATCAGTAGTGGTAGCTGGTGGCCAACTTATGCTTTTAATTCTTCTGCTGTATCGGTATTTGATAAATATTCGATCTTTGAACGTGTTTTTGGACCAACAAAACAATTTTTGAATGTGTATGATACAAAAGATCTTCGTATTCAACCCAATCAATTTTTTCACTGGAAATATACAAATCCAATTAATGGTAAAGTTTGGGAATCTACTGATGCAGGTATTTGGTATTATTTTGATGAACAAGCGTTATTAACTACTGGTAAAGCAACAAAAGATTGGAACTTTTATCGCTACCCTGAAGCTTTGTTGATTGCCGCTGAAGCAATTGCTAAAAGTGGTAGTGTGACTGCTGAAGCAGCGGGCTACTTAGCGCAGGTTAAAGCTCGTGCAAATACAGAAGGTAAAACTGTTGCTCAATTTACTTCTGATTTACAAGGTTTATCTGTTGATCTTTTTGTGAAAGAATGTTGGATTGAACGCTTGAGAGAATTTCCATTAGAGTTCAAGATGTGGGATGATATTGTAAGGACGAAGATGTTTCCTGTTATCTCAACTACTGATGCTGGTAAAATAGATTTTGTACCCCTTATTGGTGCTAAAAATGCATCAGGTGCAGTATTTAAAGAGTCTGATCTTTTGTGGCCTATATCACCGGATGAAATTCAAAGAAATAATAAACTAACGCAAAACGAAGGTTATAAATAG
- a CDS encoding glycoside hydrolase family 76 protein, with the protein MRIFSFYLLFSITLLANGLQAQEKVHFDVAAAQTMKQIYHLFGNVENQLLLERFPFDEGFKADYLNNTEQASQQKKYAYLWPFSGSFSAVNALMELPKKKREYQNILDQKVLVGLAGYRDQKRLPVGYASYLNNAPVSDRFYDDNIWLGIDFTDSYLLTKKQAYLTKAKEVWAFVMSGEDDLLGGGIYWCEQKKESKNACSNAPASVFALKMYEATNDNHYLEEGRRLYHWTKEKLEDPNDGLFWDNMSLNGHIDKAKYSYNSGQMLQAAALLYRLTQEKQYLMDAQKLGEACYSYFFQDVTGQEFKLLKNSNLWFHAVMMRGFISLFEQDHNPKYLAVFAHNLQYAWNYMRDEKGLFYTDWTLKDRKETKGLLDQCAFVEMYARLAKLGY; encoded by the coding sequence ATGAGAATATTTAGTTTTTACCTACTTTTTAGTATTACACTTTTGGCGAATGGTTTACAGGCACAGGAAAAAGTACACTTTGATGTTGCAGCCGCGCAGACTATGAAACAGATTTATCATTTATTTGGAAATGTTGAAAACCAGCTTCTATTGGAAAGGTTTCCTTTTGATGAGGGTTTTAAAGCCGATTATTTGAATAACACCGAACAAGCATCGCAGCAAAAGAAATATGCTTATCTATGGCCTTTTTCGGGTAGTTTTTCAGCTGTTAATGCTTTGATGGAGTTGCCGAAGAAAAAAAGGGAATATCAGAATATACTCGATCAAAAAGTATTGGTCGGCCTTGCGGGGTATCGTGATCAAAAACGTCTTCCTGTGGGATATGCATCATACTTAAATAACGCTCCTGTTTCCGATCGCTTTTATGATGATAATATCTGGCTAGGTATTGATTTTACGGATAGTTATTTGTTGACGAAAAAACAAGCGTATCTTACTAAAGCGAAGGAAGTGTGGGCGTTTGTGATGAGCGGTGAAGACGACCTACTTGGTGGTGGTATCTACTGGTGTGAACAAAAAAAAGAATCTAAAAATGCATGTTCTAATGCTCCTGCGAGTGTATTTGCGCTTAAGATGTATGAAGCAACGAACGATAACCATTATTTGGAAGAGGGCAGGAGACTTTACCATTGGACCAAAGAAAAATTAGAAGATCCTAATGATGGCCTTTTTTGGGATAATATGAGTTTAAATGGACATATAGATAAAGCAAAATACTCTTATAATTCGGGTCAGATGTTGCAAGCAGCGGCTTTATTGTACCGGTTGACTCAGGAGAAGCAATATTTGATGGATGCTCAAAAGCTCGGAGAAGCCTGTTATTCTTATTTTTTTCAAGATGTCACAGGACAAGAATTTAAATTGTTAAAAAACAGCAATCTATGGTTTCATGCTGTGATGATGCGGGGATTTATCAGTCTATTTGAACAAGATCATAATCCTAAGTATTTGGCAGTTTTTGCTCATAATCTGCAATATGCCTGGAACTATATGCGGGATGAAAAAGGTTTGTTCTATACGGACTGGACACTTAAAGATAGGAAGGAAACGAAAGGGTTGCTAGATCAGTGTGCATTTGTAGAGATGTATGCGCGACTGGCAAAACTTGGATACTAA
- a CDS encoding M60 family metallopeptidase — protein MNKLFTFLLITVITVQSYAQQQYSQVFAKDDYSQLKKNARDQDIENINNLILKQTARQLKEGSYPIQKRLRAYTNYQSPNSLSKRLKTSPYSQYENPTGIYFTAGDEAIVWVGKTNGSPIALRVTNWDDKNFKQKDYNLKEGYNALKIENKGNAYIQYFTEDKVSSKKINIHILGGKVNDVFERGKHTNKDWDRMLANASGPILDIVGKQVQLAYSVKSLQENAPHQGVELIQLYDSIIGIQHQIMGLTQTKRIPKNRMFGRVIWQGFMHADGIGAAFHDNTMKDVANVANLRKNSWGVAHEFGHVNQVRPNMKWVGTTEVTNNIYSVWTQYTYNSHSPKLERERLKDYDEPKIGGRITAYMESAFVHRQPWLTQAGPDRWDRQRPRDWGGDHFVKLVPLWQLQLYFNVAGKGNSWENKNFYGDIFTKAINAPATATKQDAYYQLEFIKNACDASKLDLTDFFEQSGMLIPIDLWVDDYTCAQMTITAADIAAVKQYASKYKKPSTPVLHYITANSTSIYKNRLPLNGIEGSGFEKREDKIIVQNSAWKNAVAFETYAGDKLVKIAFVGAGSNDVSSTTVHTPKGTTQVKAVGWDGKRINVL, from the coding sequence ATGAATAAACTATTTACTTTTTTATTGATAACTGTAATAACTGTACAGTCTTACGCTCAGCAACAGTATAGCCAAGTATTTGCAAAAGACGATTACAGTCAATTAAAAAAGAATGCCAGAGATCAGGACATTGAAAATATCAATAATTTGATATTAAAGCAGACTGCTAGACAATTAAAAGAGGGATCTTACCCCATTCAAAAACGTTTACGCGCTTATACAAATTATCAATCTCCCAATAGCCTAAGCAAGCGACTTAAAACAAGCCCTTACTCCCAATATGAAAATCCTACTGGTATTTACTTCACAGCAGGAGATGAAGCTATTGTATGGGTTGGAAAGACCAATGGAAGCCCTATTGCGCTACGCGTAACAAACTGGGATGATAAAAACTTCAAACAAAAAGACTACAATCTAAAAGAAGGCTATAATGCTTTGAAAATTGAAAATAAAGGAAATGCTTACATTCAATATTTCACAGAAGACAAAGTATCTTCAAAAAAGATCAACATTCACATACTAGGTGGAAAAGTGAATGATGTATTTGAACGAGGTAAGCATACCAATAAAGATTGGGATCGTATGCTAGCAAATGCTTCTGGACCCATCTTAGATATTGTAGGAAAACAAGTACAACTTGCATATTCGGTCAAATCATTACAAGAAAATGCACCCCATCAAGGCGTAGAACTGATCCAACTTTATGATTCAATTATTGGTATCCAGCACCAAATCATGGGGTTGACACAAACAAAAAGAATTCCGAAGAACAGAATGTTTGGCCGTGTTATCTGGCAAGGATTTATGCATGCAGATGGTATCGGCGCCGCATTTCACGATAATACCATGAAAGATGTCGCAAATGTGGCTAATCTTAGGAAAAATTCTTGGGGAGTAGCGCATGAGTTTGGTCATGTCAACCAAGTAAGGCCTAATATGAAATGGGTAGGTACAACAGAGGTAACCAATAACATCTATTCCGTATGGACACAATATACGTATAACAGCCATAGTCCCAAATTAGAACGAGAACGCTTAAAAGACTATGATGAACCTAAAATTGGAGGCCGTATCACTGCTTATATGGAATCTGCATTTGTACACCGTCAACCCTGGTTAACACAAGCAGGCCCAGACAGGTGGGATCGCCAACGTCCACGTGATTGGGGCGGAGATCACTTCGTAAAACTAGTTCCACTTTGGCAATTACAGCTGTACTTCAATGTCGCAGGAAAAGGAAATTCATGGGAGAACAAAAACTTTTATGGTGATATCTTCACGAAAGCAATTAATGCTCCAGCAACAGCAACTAAACAAGACGCATACTACCAGCTCGAGTTTATCAAAAACGCATGTGATGCATCAAAATTAGATCTCACAGATTTCTTTGAACAGTCTGGAATGCTTATCCCTATTGACCTTTGGGTAGATGATTATACCTGCGCACAGATGACCATCACAGCAGCTGATATTGCAGCCGTAAAACAGTATGCATCTAAGTATAAGAAACCTTCCACACCGGTATTACATTATATTACTGCAAACAGCACTTCAATTTATAAAAATAGACTGCCCTTAAACGGGATCGAAGGTTCTGGTTTCGAGAAAAGAGAAGATAAAATCATTGTTCAAAACAGCGCTTGGAAAAATGCTGTAGCATTTGAAACCTATGCAGGTGATAAACTTGTAAAAATTGCATTTGTAGGAGCTGGGTCTAATGACGTCTCCAGCACAACCGTTCATACTCCAAAAGGTACAACACAGGTCAAGGCTGTGGGATGGGATGGAAAAAGAATCAATGTATTATAA
- a CDS encoding carboxypeptidase-like regulatory domain-containing protein, with the protein MTTLQKQPSGTLVFLSFLIIYLCCTHLCQAQLKKIILLDATTSNPIPKASIFLEEENNGTVSDENGIARLGNTQSKNIRISHLNYNMLTIKTSDLTHEITTLKLIPRPANQLEEVIVSAGFDKLLVGKWKLLEITNIRILSDGTEHSTKRKTSFGNIKEYNADRSFIITSSNGSKQLSGRFTALNNQIYEDIDYSYDKSLQGITNILFYSKTEEDHQIRVKYQLSNSVWVTEEIWKKL; encoded by the coding sequence ATGACCACATTGCAAAAACAGCCTTCAGGCACACTTGTATTTCTAAGCTTTTTAATTATATACTTATGTTGCACCCATCTGTGCCAAGCCCAATTAAAAAAAATTATTCTGCTTGATGCCACAACATCAAACCCCATACCCAAAGCAAGTATATTTTTAGAAGAGGAAAATAATGGAACCGTTTCGGATGAAAATGGAATTGCACGTCTAGGAAATACACAAAGTAAAAATATACGAATATCGCATCTCAATTATAACATGCTCACTATAAAAACCAGCGATCTTACTCACGAGATAACAACTTTAAAATTAATCCCAAGGCCCGCCAATCAACTGGAAGAAGTCATTGTTTCAGCAGGATTTGATAAACTTTTAGTCGGTAAATGGAAACTTCTTGAAATCACTAACATTCGGATTCTATCCGATGGGACAGAACACAGTACCAAGAGAAAAACTTCTTTTGGCAATATAAAAGAATATAACGCAGATCGATCCTTCATAATTACCAGTTCAAATGGATCCAAACAATTATCAGGTAGATTTACAGCATTAAATAATCAGATATATGAAGACATCGATTATTCATATGATAAATCACTGCAAGGGATAACCAATATCTTATTTTATTCCAAAACAGAAGAAGACCACCAGATAAGAGTGAAATATCAACTTTCAAACTCCGTGTGGGTAACCGAAGAAATATGGAAAAAATTATAA